A single region of the Triticum dicoccoides isolate Atlit2015 ecotype Zavitan chromosome 2B, WEW_v2.0, whole genome shotgun sequence genome encodes:
- the LOC119361584 gene encoding putative F-box protein At5g60060, whose protein sequence is MFTSTVVAPRLPNADGDPWSCRKYLVAAPGGRLMVVLEDSKEITDEYYGRLRTCSFKVQILDADGEQWKETDDIGDAALFVGVNSSMCVSTREHPEIRAGCVYYTENDVGPCNDAYDQSGVGVFNLKDGRAEKVQGLGQHRNWPPPAWFIPSFQ, encoded by the coding sequence ATGTTCACCAGCACGGTGGTCGCGCCAAGGCTGCCCAATGCAGATGGCGATCCGTGGTCATGCCGCAAGTACCTCGTCGCGGCGCCGGGCGGGAGGCTGATGGTGGTGCTCGAGGATTCCAAGGAGATCACGGACGAATACTACGGTCGTCTTAGGACATGCTCCTTCAAGGTGCAGATCCTCGACGCCGACGGCGAGCAGTGGAAGGAAACGGATGACATCGGCGATGCTGCTCTGTTCGTCGGGGTGAACAGTTCGATGTGCGTGTCGACGAGGGAGCACCCAGAGATCAGGGCCGGCTGCGTCTACTACACCGAGAATGATGTGGGGCCGTGCAATGACGCATATGATCAGAGTGGCGTCGGGGTGTTCAACCTCAAGGATGGCAGGGCGGAGAAGGTCCAGGGCCTCGGGCAGCACCGGAACTGGCCACCGCCGGCATGGTTCATTCCTTCCTTCCAATGA